A window of Treponema primitia ZAS-1 genomic DNA:
GGAAAAGCCCTTAGCCTTAAGTTTCCGGGCGGACTCCAGCTTTTCCTGATACGCCTTTTCCTCAGCTTCTTCCCGGCCTTCCTCTCTGCCTTTGGCTTCACCCCAGATAATACCTTCCTCCCGGCCGGCGTTTAGGCCCTTTTCGTAGGATTCCTTTTCACGGTGATATTGGTCATACAGGAACTTTTCACGGGACTCCGCCAGTAACCGTTCCCGCTCGTCTTCGCTCAGCTCCATCAGCGTGGCTACCGCTTTCTTTATTACCGGGTCTTTTTCC
This region includes:
- a CDS encoding PD-(D/E)XK nuclease family transposase, coding for DILIPEEKDYYNRYALLNRKTRTEFTDLLEINTLELPKLPEQSDGSDLYTWSQFFTSETEEDFMTVAEKDPVIKKAVATLMELSEDERERLLAESREKFLYDQYHREKESYEKGLNAGREEGIIWGEAKGREEGREEAEEKAYQEKLESARKLKAKGFSNEELSGILQLVPGDIAKL